A stretch of DNA from Phycisphaerales bacterium:
GAAGAAGCGGGGGGATCAGAAGGGGCTCGCGCACGCGTACGCCAATATGGGGCTGGTGAGCAAGGCGCGGGGCGACCTGGTGCAGGCCGAGCTGATGCTGCGGCGGGCGCTCGGCATAGAGGAGAAGCTCGGGCGTCTGCACGGCATGGCGAACCAGTACTGCAACCTTGGGCTGATCTCGCGCCGCCTGGGTGACCTGGCGCGGGCCGAGGACATGCTGCGGCGGGCGCTGGAGATCGACGAGAAGCTCGGGCGGCTGGAGGCGATGGCCAACGGCTATGGCAACATCGGCCTGGTGCTCAAGGCACGCGGCGACCTCGATGGCGCGGAGGAGTGCCTGCGGCGGGCGCTCACCATCAACGAGAGCCTGGGGCGGCTGGAGGGGCTCGCCAGCGACTACGGGAACCTGGGGCTGATCTGCCAGAAGCGCGGGCGGCTGGATGAGGCGGAGAAGATGCACCTGACCTCGCTCTCGATCGAGGAGCAGCTGGGACGCGTGGAGGGCATGGCCCGGTCGCACTACAGCCTGGGCCTGCTCGCCAAGACACGCGGCGACGCGGGTGGGGCAAAGGCGCACTGGCTGCGGGCACGCGACCTGTTCCAGCAGATCGGCATGCCGCGCGATGTGCGGCTGATGGAGAAGGCGCTGGCGGAGGCGGGCGGGGCGCGAGTGGGGTGACGCTGTACGATTCGTGCATGGACCTCACCGCCCGCGTGCTGGAAGACGACAAGATTCGGCTGGAGCCGCTGACGCGGGAGCACCTGGCGGAATGGTGCCGCGTGGGGCTGGATGCGGATATCTGGAAGTGGTACACGATCGCCCCGATCACCACGCCCGAGATGATGCGCGATTACATCGAGCTGCTGCTGAACCAGCAGGCGGAGGGGACGACCATCCCGTTCGTCACGCGCGACAAGGTGAGCGGGCGGGTGGTGGGCGGCACGCGGTACCTGAACATCGAGCCCGAGCGCCGCAAGGTTGAGATCGGCAGCACCTGGATCGGGCGTGAGTGGCGGCGGACGCACGTCAACTCGCATGCCAAGCTGCTGATGCTCCGGTACGCCTTCGGGACGCTCGGGTGCGTGCGCGTGGAGCTGCGGACCGATGCGCTCAACGCGCCCTCACGCGCGGCCATCGGAAGGCTGGGGGCCACATTCGAGGGCATCCTCCGCAAGCACGCGGAGACGGCGTCCGGCCGCTGGCGTGACACGGCCGTATTCAGCATCCTCGACAGCGAGTGGCCGGCCGTTCGGGCGGGGCTGGAGGCCAGGATCGCCGGGCACGCCGCGGCGAACGCTTAGAATGCCCCCATGCCCGAGCTGAACAAGGACCGCGCGATCGTCCGTATCCTGCACGAGGTGGCGGGGGAGCAGGGCGTCCGCGTGGACAGCATCGGCGAGGGGTGGATCCTGCGGCTGACGCGCGGCTCGATGACGCGGTTCCTGCACGGCTACGCCCTTGACCTCAACACCGCGGCCACTCACGCGATCGCCAACGACAAGGCGGCGACATCGGATGTGCTCACCGCCGCCGGCATCGCGAATGTCGAGCACCGGCTCTTCCTGCACCCCAAGATGGCCCAGTTCGTCGTGCACCTGGGCAACTGGGAACCGATGCTGCGGTACGCCCGAGAGCACGCTTTCGACGTGGTGGTGAAGGACAACCAGGGCACGGGCGGGCGCGGCGTGTACCGGGCACGGAGCGAGGTGCAACTCGAGCAGGCGGTGTACCGGCTGTTCGAGCAGACCAACGCGGTGGCGATCTCGCCGTACTTCGAGGCCCCGGTGGAGCACCGGTTCATCATGCTGGGCGGGAAGTGCGAGGCCGCGTACACCAAGCTGCGGCCCACGGTGGTGGGCGACGGCAGGCGCACGGTGCTGGAGATCCTCGCGTCGCAGGTGTCGGCGCAGGGGAGCGCCGGGCCCGTGTCGCGCCTGATCGCCAGCATGGACGAGGAAGCCGTGGCAGGTCTGGGAGAGGTGCTGCCCGCGGGGACGACGCGCCTGCTGAACTGGCGGCACAACCTGGGGCAGGGGGCGACGGTGCGGATGC
This window harbors:
- a CDS encoding GNAT family protein, with product MDLTARVLEDDKIRLEPLTREHLAEWCRVGLDADIWKWYTIAPITTPEMMRDYIELLLNQQAEGTTIPFVTRDKVSGRVVGGTRYLNIEPERRKVEIGSTWIGREWRRTHVNSHAKLLMLRYAFGTLGCVRVELRTDALNAPSRAAIGRLGATFEGILRKHAETASGRWRDTAVFSILDSEWPAVRAGLEARIAGHAAANA